A stretch of Planococcus citri chromosome 5, ihPlaCitr1.1, whole genome shotgun sequence DNA encodes these proteins:
- the LOC135849259 gene encoding transmembrane protein adipocyte-associated 1 homolog has protein sequence MSSTENPITSSSTTTVAPSDTSVEDHICKLILYHEIPNTKIRLWDAIILFPNLIFLLFLLIRFNRARLKLRATNSPIYFAFYCLVVVNVIISISRCLVSMVVNSTTTFGGYTDVILWVIVRFFLLSTEISVIIFGLAFGHLDSATSIRRVLLVTSFVSFAYSVCQGSLEVLAHDEIFHVSSRGLLLFGHGGVLFWFVSSIIFTMLYVFILLLPWTPLRDKLALPAKRSFYVYVAILLTLNLSCSFGGALLLVNVKEGLCVVDITTCVYFTFFTPLVYYTFLSDVFEVSQPNINFSYKYQTDEVIEDDNVSLPHQQSFSSVKTDSDYIYQSNNLYESTQFSGAPPINPLYVASLQSPDSITGYSLDSQIIDLPSGSKV, from the exons ATGTCTTCAACAGAAAATCCGATTACATCGTCTTCTACAACAACTGTAGCTCCTTCTGATACCAGCGTTGAAGATCACATTTGCAAACTGATCTTATACCATGAAATACCAAATACTAA GATACGTTTATGGGATGCGATCATTTTGTTTCCAAATCTCATTTTCCTTTTGTTCCTACTCATCAGATTCAACAGAGCACGTCTCAAGCTAAGGGCTACAAATAGCCCGATTTACTTCGCGTTTTACTGTTTA GTTGTTGTAAATGTTATAATTAGCATTTCGAGATGTCTGGTTTCCATGGTGGTTAATTCTACGACAACATTCGGAGGATACACAGATGTAATATTATGGGTTATCGTCAGATTTTTCCTACTGTCGACCGAAATCAGCGTAATAATATTCGGTCTAGCTTTCG GTCACTTAGACAGTGCAACGAGTATTCGTCGCGTATTACTAGTCACATCTTTCGTATCGTTTGCGTATTCGGTTTGTCAGGGTTCACTCGAGGTATTAGcgcatgatgaaattttccatgtGTCGTCTCGTGGTTTACTGTTATTTGGACACGGTGGCGTATTGTTCTGGTTCGTGAGCTCTATTATATTTACCATG TTGTACGTGTTTATATTGTTGCTACCTTGGACTCCATTAAGAGATAAGTTGGCTTTACCTG CAAAAAGATCTTTTTACGTGTACGTTGCGATACTGCTGACACTGAATTTAAGCTGTTCGTTTGGAGGTGCTCTATTACTGGTTAATGTGAAAGAAGGATTATGTGTTGTAGATATCACAACCTGCGtctatttcactttttttactcCGCTGGTTTATTACACCTTTCTCAGCGATGTTTTCGA AGTATCTCAACCGAACATCAACTTCTCTTATAAATATCAAACAGATGAAGTCATAGAAGATGATAACGTGTCATTACCTCATCAGCAGTCATTTTCATCCGTGAAAACCGATTCTGATTATATCTACCAA AGCAACAATTTATACGAAAGTACCCAATTCAGCGGAGCACCTCCGATCAACCCTTTATACGTAGCTTCCCTCCAGAGTCCGGACAGCATTACAGGATACAGTTTAGACAGTCAAATAATCGATTTACCATCTGGAAGTAAAGTTTAA
- the LOC135849261 gene encoding copper homeostasis protein cutC homolog, with the protein MEVCIDNIQSAINAAASGASRIELCTALSEGGLTPSVGFLKIVKQLVHIPIFVMLRPRRGNFVYTKDELDILKQDAIELKNAGADGVVFGILKEDGTIDEQSCQDILNITRPLPATFHRAFDVLRDPTSSLDVLINLGFSRVLTSGQKPRAEDGLDLIRQLVELSQGRIIIMPGSGVNENNIGRIMETGVREVHASARSTVRLNFQSDTEVAMGSSDDNELLVTDVKIVRTIVSVVNKFVN; encoded by the coding sequence ATGGAAGTCTGCATCGATAACATCCAATCAGCCATAAACGCTGCAGCATCCGGAGCTTCACGTATCGAACTATGTACAGCTCTCAGCGAAGGAGGCCTAACTCCCAGCgtgggttttttgaaaatagtcaaaCAACTAGTCCACATACCCATATTTGTAATGCTACGACCACGACGAGGCAATTTCGTGTACACCAAAGATGAACTAGACATTTTGAAACAAGATGCCATCGAATTAAAGAACGCCGGAGCTGACGGAGTCGTCTTTGGCATCCTCAAAGAAGACGGTACCATAGACGAACAATCGTGTCAAGACATCCTAAACATCACTCGTCCTTTACCAGCTACTTTCCATAGAGCTTTCGACGTACTACGAGACCCTACAAGCAGTTTAGACGTTCTAATTAACCTGGGTTTCAGTCGAGTCTTGACGAGTGGTCAAAAACCACGTGCTGAAGATGGTCTAGACCTAATCAGGCAACTGGTGGAGTTATCTCAGGGTAGGATAATCATCATGCCAGGCTCCGGAgtcaatgaaaataatatagGACGGATTATGGAAACAGGAGTACGGGAAGTTCACGCTTCTGCCAGATCCACAGTTCGATTGAACTTCCAAAGTGACACTGAAGTAGCGATGGGAAGCTCCGATGATAATGAATTACTAGTAACCGATGTAAAAATTGTACGAACTATTGTATCAgttgtaaataaatttgttaATTGA